The Nocardioides panzhihuensis genome has a segment encoding these proteins:
- a CDS encoding MaoC/PaaZ C-terminal domain-containing protein, whose product MTHETTSPADWYFEDFTAGQVFRTQGRTITETDLVSFAGWSWDTNPVHTDAQHSEHGRFGQPIAHGVLGLSVAMGLVSRLGVFERCSVALLGINGWTFKHPIFVGDTVHCTLRITDVRAARSSNVGILERELTMFNQGGTVLQQGAIGIMVSRRPAS is encoded by the coding sequence ATGACACACGAGACAACCTCGCCTGCCGACTGGTACTTCGAGGACTTCACCGCCGGCCAGGTGTTCCGTACGCAGGGCAGGACCATCACAGAGACCGACCTCGTCTCCTTCGCCGGGTGGAGCTGGGACACCAATCCTGTGCACACCGACGCACAGCACAGCGAGCACGGCCGGTTCGGTCAGCCCATCGCCCACGGCGTCCTGGGCCTGTCGGTCGCAATGGGGCTGGTATCCCGCCTTGGCGTCTTCGAGCGTTGCTCGGTCGCACTCCTCGGTATCAACGGCTGGACCTTCAAGCACCCGATCTTCGTCGGTGACACCGTCCACTGCACGCTTCGCATCACCGATGTTCGCGCCGCCAGATCGAGCAACGTCGGAATCCTCGAACGAGAGCTGACCATGTTCAACCAGGGCGGCACTGTCCTGCAGCAAGGCGCGATCGGGATCATGGTGAGCCGACGCCCTGCCTCCTGA
- a CDS encoding TetR family transcriptional regulator, whose translation MTETPRPATTKERLVAAAYELFEERGFDATKAEDIARRAGVGRTTFFRAFGSKDDVIFPEHDLLLGRIDGRLAAATPATRTVALSEAARVVLRHYVAEGEMARARYRLVGSVPALRARETGGIQQYQRVFTRWLRDWMSDLPDGHLRAELLAADLVTAHNYVLRRWLRDQTSDPEGEFDQAMRVALERYQPVGLESASTVVVLRTTATPAAIQAQLQPLLDDETP comes from the coding sequence ATGACCGAGACGCCCCGACCCGCGACGACCAAGGAACGCCTGGTCGCTGCGGCGTACGAGCTGTTCGAAGAGCGAGGCTTCGACGCGACCAAGGCCGAGGACATCGCGCGGCGCGCCGGGGTGGGACGTACGACGTTCTTCCGGGCCTTCGGATCCAAGGACGACGTGATCTTCCCTGAGCACGACCTGCTGCTCGGCCGCATCGACGGACGTCTGGCCGCAGCGACCCCCGCCACGCGAACCGTCGCGCTGAGCGAGGCCGCCCGGGTCGTGCTGCGCCACTATGTGGCCGAAGGGGAGATGGCGCGCGCGCGGTATCGCCTCGTCGGTTCGGTGCCTGCTCTTCGCGCCAGGGAGACGGGCGGGATCCAGCAATATCAGCGAGTCTTCACGCGATGGCTCCGCGACTGGATGTCCGACCTACCCGACGGCCACCTTCGCGCCGAGCTCTTGGCCGCAGACCTCGTGACCGCACACAACTATGTGCTCCGGCGCTGGCTCCGCGACCAGACCTCCGACCCCGAAGGTGAGTTCGACCAGGCGATGCGGGTGGCTCTCGAGCGCTATCAGCCGGTTGGCCTCGAGTCCGCCTCGACGGTGGTTGTCCTGCGTACTACGGCCACCCCTGCTGCCATCCAGGCGCAGCTGCAGCCGCTGCTTGACGACGAAACGCCTTGA
- a CDS encoding 3-hydroxybutyryl-CoA dehydrogenase has translation MNGFNNIGVVGAGLMGAGIAEVAARAGKNVVLIDANPAAAEAGRDRLRTSLERAEERGKITGVAEILERITVGSDLEALADRDLVIEAIIEDEAAKTALFARLDSIVTDPEAVLASNTSSIPIMKLAVATQRPAQVLGIHFFNPVPVLSLVELVPSLLTAPTTTDRAREFVEKDLGKHPIDSQDRAGFVVNALLIPFVLSAIRMLESGFATAEDIDQGLVRGAAHPQGPLALADLIGLDTTKAVAESLYEEFKEPLYAPPPLLARMVDAGLLGRKAGRGFYHY, from the coding sequence ATGAACGGGTTCAACAACATCGGCGTCGTCGGCGCAGGACTGATGGGCGCAGGCATCGCCGAGGTCGCCGCACGCGCCGGCAAGAACGTCGTCCTCATCGACGCCAACCCCGCTGCCGCCGAGGCCGGCCGCGACCGCTTGCGGACCTCCCTCGAGCGGGCGGAGGAGCGCGGGAAGATCACCGGGGTCGCCGAGATCCTGGAGCGCATCACCGTCGGCAGCGACCTCGAGGCGCTCGCCGACCGCGACCTGGTCATCGAGGCGATCATCGAGGACGAAGCCGCCAAGACGGCACTGTTCGCCCGGCTCGACTCGATCGTCACCGACCCCGAGGCCGTGCTCGCCTCCAACACCTCCTCCATCCCGATCATGAAGCTCGCCGTCGCCACGCAGCGGCCGGCGCAGGTGCTCGGGATCCACTTCTTCAACCCGGTCCCGGTCCTCTCGCTGGTGGAGCTGGTGCCCAGCCTGCTGACCGCACCGACCACCACCGATCGGGCTCGGGAGTTCGTCGAGAAGGACCTCGGCAAGCACCCCATCGACTCCCAGGACCGCGCAGGATTCGTGGTCAACGCACTGCTGATCCCGTTCGTGCTCTCCGCGATCCGAATGCTCGAGTCCGGGTTCGCCACCGCCGAGGACATCGACCAGGGCCTCGTACGCGGCGCCGCCCATCCCCAGGGGCCGCTGGCGCTCGCGGACCTCATCGGCCTCGATACGACCAAGGCCGTGGCCGAGTCGCTCTACGAGGAGTTCAAGGAGCCGCTCTACGCCCCGCCGCCGCTCCTGGCCCGCATGGTCGACGCCGGCCTGCTGGGCCGCAAGGCCGGCCGCGGCTTCTACCACTACTGA
- a CDS encoding acyl-CoA dehydrogenase family protein: MTDDFPYLQLADHHHDLRDAVRSLAANKIAPYAADVDAAARFPTEAYDALVASGLHAPHVPEAYGGDGADALSTCIVIEEIARACASSSLIPAVNKLGSLPLILAGSEDIKQRYLAPLAAGKSTFSYALSEREAGSDTASMKTRAVQDGDHWVLSGQKSWISNAGISDYYTVLAVTDPDGRRGSNISAFVVEKSDDGFAIGAPEKKLGIKGSPTCELTFDAVYLPGDRIIGEPGTGLQLALRTLDHTRITIAAQAVGIAQGALDHATDYVKERQQFGKRIADFQGIQFMLADMAMKLEAARQLVYVAAAKSERDASDLSFFGAAAKCFASDAAMEITVDAVQLLGGSGYTQDFPLERMMRDAKITQIYEGTNQIQRVVMARQLLSA; this comes from the coding sequence ATGACCGACGACTTTCCCTATCTTCAGCTCGCAGACCACCACCACGACCTCCGCGACGCCGTACGCTCGCTCGCTGCGAACAAGATCGCCCCCTACGCCGCCGACGTAGACGCCGCCGCGAGGTTCCCCACCGAGGCCTACGACGCCCTTGTCGCCTCCGGACTCCACGCACCGCACGTGCCCGAGGCGTACGGCGGCGACGGCGCTGACGCCCTGTCCACCTGCATCGTCATCGAGGAGATCGCGCGTGCGTGCGCCTCCTCGTCACTGATCCCGGCGGTCAACAAGCTCGGCAGCCTCCCGCTGATCCTCGCCGGCTCCGAGGACATCAAGCAGCGCTACCTGGCACCGCTCGCGGCCGGAAAGTCCACGTTCTCCTACGCCCTCTCCGAGCGCGAGGCCGGCTCCGACACAGCGTCCATGAAGACCCGTGCCGTCCAGGACGGCGACCACTGGGTGCTCAGCGGCCAGAAGTCATGGATCAGCAACGCGGGCATCTCCGACTACTACACCGTCCTCGCCGTCACCGACCCCGACGGACGACGCGGCTCCAACATCAGCGCCTTCGTCGTGGAAAAGAGCGACGACGGATTCGCCATCGGCGCCCCCGAGAAGAAGCTCGGCATCAAGGGCTCCCCCACCTGCGAGCTGACCTTCGACGCCGTCTACCTCCCCGGCGACCGCATCATCGGCGAACCCGGAACCGGCCTCCAGCTCGCGCTCCGCACCCTCGACCACACCCGCATCACCATCGCGGCCCAGGCCGTCGGTATCGCCCAAGGCGCCCTCGATCACGCGACCGACTACGTCAAGGAACGCCAGCAGTTCGGCAAGCGCATCGCGGACTTCCAGGGGATCCAGTTCATGCTCGCCGACATGGCCATGAAGCTCGAGGCCGCCCGCCAGCTCGTCTACGTCGCCGCCGCCAAGTCGGAGCGAGACGCCAGCGACCTGAGCTTCTTCGGCGCAGCCGCCAAGTGCTTCGCCAGCGACGCGGCGATGGAGATCACCGTCGATGCCGTCCAGCTCCTCGGCGGCTCCGGCTACACCCAAGACTTCCCGCTCGAACGCATGATGCGTGACGCCAAGATCACCCAGATCTACGAAGGCACCAACCAGATCCAGCGCGTCGTGATGGCGCGCCAGCTACTCAGCGCATGA
- the icmF gene encoding fused isobutyryl-CoA mutase/GTPase IcmF → MRADQDPIREAHRQWVSHDWADAADGMAMVTSVARVQQLLMERIDTVLRPLDLTFARYEVLRLLSFSRSGPMPMTRLGSLLQVHPTSVWAAKAVTADSVVSGDRFAIARAITGAEAGQLPDDVLSTLKSAAAARRTPVLGITGTGGSGKSSLTDELVRRFRVDQQDKLRIAVIAVDPTRRKGGGALLGDRIRANSLDGDRIFFRSLATRGAHEVPEHLSDVIDVIKAAGFDLVIVETPGIGQGDAAIVPYVDASLYVMTPEFGAASQLEKIDMLDFADTVAINKFERRGAMDAMRDVGRQLVRNREAFDQQPDQMPVFGTSAATFNDDGVTALYQHLRDDLASRGLPVTEGALTEVDVRHSSGIRQVVPTDRVRYLAEITEAVRGFHAQTERLAAAAGRVQRLEIVQGELVAADSETSGVDDLLESAHRDLPHEVTDQIEAWPAIVDSYSGEEQVVKVRDREIHTRLTRESLSGNQIPRVALPRFTDHGELVRFWRRENLPGYFPYTAGVFPFKRDGEDPARMFAGEGDPARTNRRFKILSQDGDATRLSTAFDSVTLYGRDPDLRPDIYGKVGTSGVSVATLDDMKVLYDGFDLVSPTTSVSMTINGPAPTVLAFFLNTAIDQQVARFVDQEGRQPSKAEHDELVAYAMANVRGTVQADILKEDQGQNTCLFSTEFSLRMMADIQEWFIQQQVRNFYSVSISGYHIAEAGANPISQLAFTLANGFTYVEAYLARGMDIDDFAPNLSFFFSNGMDPEYSVLGRVARRIWAITMKEKYGANERSQKLKYHVQTSGRSLHAQEMDFNDIRTTLQALIAIYDNAQSLHTNAYDEAVTTPTEESVRRALAIQLIINREWGLAMNENPLQGSFIIDELTDLVESAVLTEFDRINERGGVLGAMETGYQRGKIQDESMLYEHRKHDGTLPIIGVNTFVKPDSDASPVEIELARATEAEKDSQLRRVHQFQETHRDEAAKAIARLKDAAVAGDNVFAVLMDAARVCTLQQVTEAFFEVGGQYRRNV, encoded by the coding sequence ATGCGCGCCGACCAAGATCCCATCCGTGAGGCACACAGGCAGTGGGTCAGTCACGACTGGGCCGACGCCGCCGACGGGATGGCGATGGTGACGTCGGTCGCGCGCGTGCAGCAGCTGCTCATGGAGCGCATCGACACCGTGCTGCGGCCTCTGGACCTGACCTTCGCTCGCTACGAGGTCCTGCGGCTGCTGTCGTTCTCGCGCTCGGGACCAATGCCGATGACGCGCCTGGGGTCGCTCCTCCAGGTGCACCCCACCAGCGTCTGGGCGGCCAAGGCGGTCACGGCCGACAGCGTCGTCTCGGGCGACAGGTTCGCCATCGCTCGCGCCATCACGGGTGCCGAGGCCGGCCAGCTGCCCGACGACGTCCTCTCCACCCTCAAGTCGGCAGCCGCCGCGCGACGTACGCCCGTTCTCGGCATCACCGGAACCGGCGGTTCCGGCAAGTCGTCGTTGACCGACGAGCTGGTACGCCGCTTCCGGGTCGACCAGCAGGACAAGCTCCGCATCGCGGTCATCGCCGTCGACCCGACGCGACGCAAGGGCGGCGGCGCGCTGCTCGGCGACCGGATCCGAGCCAACTCCCTCGACGGAGACCGCATCTTCTTCCGCTCGCTGGCAACCCGTGGCGCCCACGAGGTGCCCGAGCACCTCAGCGATGTCATCGACGTCATCAAGGCTGCCGGGTTCGACCTGGTCATCGTGGAGACGCCCGGCATCGGCCAGGGCGACGCGGCGATCGTGCCCTACGTCGACGCCAGCCTCTACGTCATGACTCCCGAGTTCGGTGCTGCCTCGCAGCTCGAGAAGATCGACATGCTCGACTTCGCCGACACCGTCGCCATCAACAAGTTCGAGCGCCGCGGCGCGATGGACGCGATGCGGGACGTCGGGCGTCAGTTGGTGCGCAACCGTGAGGCCTTCGACCAGCAGCCGGACCAGATGCCCGTCTTCGGCACCTCGGCCGCGACCTTCAACGACGACGGCGTGACCGCGCTCTACCAGCACCTCCGCGACGACCTGGCGAGCCGTGGCCTGCCGGTCACCGAGGGAGCTCTCACCGAGGTCGACGTCCGCCACTCCTCCGGCATCCGCCAGGTCGTACCCACCGACCGGGTGCGCTACCTGGCCGAGATCACCGAGGCCGTCCGCGGCTTCCATGCCCAGACCGAGCGGCTCGCCGCCGCGGCAGGACGCGTGCAGCGGCTGGAGATCGTCCAGGGCGAGCTCGTCGCCGCAGACAGCGAGACCTCGGGCGTCGACGACCTCCTCGAGTCCGCGCACCGTGACCTGCCCCACGAGGTCACCGACCAGATCGAGGCATGGCCGGCGATCGTGGACTCCTACTCGGGTGAGGAGCAGGTCGTGAAGGTGCGCGACCGCGAGATCCATACCCGCCTGACCCGTGAGTCGCTCTCGGGCAACCAGATCCCCCGCGTCGCGCTCCCGCGCTTCACCGACCACGGTGAGCTCGTCCGCTTCTGGCGTCGCGAGAACCTTCCCGGCTACTTCCCCTACACCGCCGGGGTGTTCCCGTTCAAGCGCGACGGCGAGGACCCGGCGCGGATGTTCGCCGGCGAGGGTGACCCGGCGCGTACCAACCGGCGTTTCAAGATCCTGAGCCAGGACGGCGACGCGACCCGCCTCTCCACCGCGTTCGACTCGGTCACTCTCTATGGGCGCGACCCGGATCTGCGCCCGGATATCTACGGCAAGGTCGGCACCTCCGGCGTCTCGGTGGCGACGCTCGACGACATGAAGGTGCTCTACGACGGCTTCGACCTCGTCTCCCCCACGACCTCGGTGTCCATGACCATCAACGGACCCGCGCCGACCGTGCTGGCGTTCTTCCTCAACACCGCCATCGACCAGCAGGTCGCCAGGTTCGTCGATCAGGAGGGCCGGCAGCCGTCCAAGGCGGAACACGACGAGCTCGTCGCGTACGCCATGGCGAACGTGCGCGGGACCGTGCAGGCCGACATCCTCAAGGAGGACCAGGGCCAGAACACCTGCCTGTTCTCCACCGAGTTCTCGCTGCGGATGATGGCCGACATCCAGGAATGGTTCATCCAGCAGCAGGTCCGCAACTTCTACTCGGTCTCGATCTCCGGCTATCACATCGCCGAGGCCGGGGCGAACCCGATCAGCCAGCTCGCGTTCACGCTCGCCAACGGCTTCACCTACGTCGAGGCGTACCTGGCTCGCGGCATGGACATCGACGACTTCGCACCCAACCTGTCCTTCTTCTTCTCCAACGGCATGGACCCCGAATACTCCGTGCTCGGCCGCGTCGCACGCCGCATCTGGGCGATCACGATGAAGGAGAAGTACGGCGCGAACGAGCGCTCGCAGAAGCTGAAGTACCACGTCCAGACCTCCGGCCGGTCCCTGCACGCACAGGAGATGGACTTCAACGACATCCGCACCACGCTGCAGGCCCTGATCGCGATCTACGACAACGCCCAGTCACTGCACACCAACGCCTACGACGAGGCCGTCACGACACCCACCGAGGAGTCCGTACGCCGAGCGCTCGCGATCCAGCTCATCATCAACCGCGAGTGGGGCCTCGCCATGAACGAGAACCCACTCCAGGGCTCGTTCATCATCGACGAGCTCACCGACCTGGTGGAGAGCGCCGTGCTCACCGAGTTCGACCGCATCAACGAACGCGGCGGCGTGCTCGGCGCGATGGAGACCGGCTACCAGCGCGGCAAGATCCAGGACGAGTCGATGCTCTACGAGCACCGCAAGCACGACGGGACGCTGCCCATCATCGGCGTCAACACCTTCGTCAAGCCCGACTCCGACGCCTCCCCCGTCGAGATCGAGCTGGCACGCGCCACCGAGGCCGAGAAGGACTCCCAGCTGCGGCGCGTACACCAGTTCCAGGAGACGCACCGCGACGAGGCCGCCAAGGCCATCGCCCGCCTCAAGGACGCGGCCGTCGCCGGGGACAACGTCTTCGCGGTCCTCATGGACGCCGCCCGAGTCTGCACCCTCCAGCAGGTGACCGAGGCGTTCTTCGAGGTCGGCGGGCAGTACCGACGCAACGTCTGA